GGGCTACCGCCAGCGTTTCGACGCCCGCGGCGGCAACGCTTCCCTGGAGCGCCAGTTCGAGCGCGACAAAGATGACATCCGGGAGCTCGGCGTGCCCTTGGAGACGGTGGAGTCGCCCGAGGCGGCCGGCAACAACCAGTTGCTGCGCTACCGCATCCCGAAGGGCGCCTACGACCTGCCTCAGGATGTCGTGTTCTCGCCCGAGGAGATCACCCTGCTTGGCCTCGCGGCCACGGTCTGGCGCGAGGGCTCGCTCTCCGGCGAGTCCCGGCGTGCGCTCCTGAAGCTGCGTTCCCTCGGGGTGGAGGCGGACGATCCGGTCGTCGGCTACGCGCCCCGTCTGCGCGCCCGGGAGAGCGCGTTCGAGCCGCTTGGTCAGGCGCTCGAGCGGCATGTCCTCGTCCAGTTCCCCTACCTGAAGCCCGGCGAGAGCGCGTCCCGGGTGCGCACTGTCGCTCCGCTCGCTCTGGTTCAGCACCAGGGGCGCTGGCATATGCGTGGCATGGATCAGGAGGCTGGGGAGGCGCGCACTTTCCTCCTCTCCCGGATCGTGGGCCCGGTCAAGCTGACCGCGCTCGGGTTCCGGCAGGAGGAGCGCGACTTCGCCGCTCAGGCGCTTGCGGAGCTGGATGCGATCTGGGCGGCCAATGTCGCGGAGATCGAGGTCACAGCCGGCACGGACGCGGCGACCCGTCTGGGCAAACGTTCCGGTGATGCGGTCCCGATCGCAGGTGACGGGGAAGCGCTCCGGCTCGCGGTCAACTTCTCCGACATCAACATTCTCGCCGATCAGCTCGCGAGCTTCGGCCCAGAGGTGCTCGTGATAGCCCCTGAGGAGCTGCGTGAGAAGGTGCTCGGACGGCTGCGCACGACAGCGGCGGCGCACGAGGGGAGCGTGCATGGCTGAGCGGAGGCGCCCGATGCAGGCACAGGACAAATTGGCCTTCCTGCTCGCACTCGTGCCCTACCTGATGGACAGGGACAGGGTGAGCGTCGCCGAGGCAGCTCAGCACTTCGGCGTCGATCAGGAGAGTGTGCGCGACGCCGTCCGGCTCATCGCGGTCTCTGGCATCCCGGGGGAGACCACCGCCTATCAGCCGGGTGACCTGTTCGACATCGCCTGGGACGATTTCGAGGACAACGACCAGATCGTCCTCACCCACCAGGTCGCGATCGACGACTCGCCGCGCTTCTCCTCCCGGGAGGCCGCCGCGCTCATCGCAGGCCTCCAGTACCTCACGGCCCTGCCCGAGAACGCCGACCGCGATGTCGTTGGCTCGCTCATGGCTAAGCTAGCCCGAGGAGCCTCCGCGGCCCCCAGTCAGGTGGCCGTCGCCCGGTCGGAGTCGGACGAGGCTCTGGCGACCATCCGGGATGCCGTGGTCGCCGGCGCCCAGCTCCAGTTCGCCTACCGGAATTCGCGCGGCGAACGGGAGCGGCGCCGTGTCGATCCGCTGCGCGTCGAATCCATCGACCAGGACTGGTATCTGCGCGGCTGGGACCATCTTCGGACCGCGATCCGCACGTTCCGCCTCGACCGCATCGACGACCTCGTTGTCACCGATGAGCCGATCGCGTACCGGCCGGGCGATGTCACGCTCCCGGAGAGTCTGTTCGAGGGCGCCCCGGATGACTTACTGGTCACGATCGAGGTCTCCGCCTCCGCTGTGCCCCTGATCGAGGACTACATCCCCAAGAACGCGTTTCGCGAGGAGCGCGACGGGCGGCTGCGCACGAGTATGCGCGTCGCCCACTTCCACGGCCTCAAGCGGCTGGTCGCGGGCCTCTCCGGTGTGCTCACCGTTCTCGATCCGCCCGAGGCGCGTCGTGTCGTCGCGGAATGGGGCCGTGCGGGCGCTCGCCGATACCGGTAAAATGGGTACATGGTTTGGTGGTCGTGGCTCTTGATCTGGACCGTACTTGTGTTCGGTCTCCTCGGGATGCTCGCGTTCTTCGCCTGGTGGCTGTTCCGCAAGCTCATGGCAGCCGCCTCCGAGGCGGCGGCTCTCCTCGACAGCACTGAAATACTGACACGACGCGCGCAGGAGGTGCGGGAGGGCCCCTTTCACCCTGCTGTGCTCCTGGACGCCACGCAGCTTCGCGATCGGCGTACGCAAGCGCTCGCGGACCGCGCCTTTGTTCGGCAAGCTCGCAGGGATTCCCGAGTTAGGCGAGGTAAACTCCTGGTTAACGCGGACCCGTTTCGTCAAACCCACCTCACCCAAAGGACCTGATCATGCTCGGTGGCCTCACCGGATGGCATCTGCTCATCATTCTCGCAGTCATCCTGCTCTTGTTCGGCGCGCCGAAGCTTCCCGCTCTGGCCAAGAGCGTCGGGCAGTCCATGCGGATCTTCAAGGGCGAAGTCAACGAGATGAAGAAGGACGGCGATAAGGACAAGGGCGAAGGCGGCAGCACCGCCCCGGCGACCGACACAGGCGCCTCGTCCGAGCAGAACTCCAAGTAACGCCGTGGCCTCGAAGAAACGAGGCAAGAACAGCGAAGGCAGGATGTCGCTTGCCGAGCACTTCATCGAGCTTCGCAAACGCCTCTTCCGCTCGGCGATCGCTCTGTTCGCCGGAGCCATCATCGGCTGGTTTCTCGCCTCACCTGTCATGAACGCGATGCGTGGACCTGTCACCGACATCGCCGCGCAGCAGGGCCGTGAGGCCATGCTCAACTATGACAGCATCACGGGGGCGTTCGACCTCAAGATGCAGATGGCGATCACCATCGGCGCCATCATCTCGAGTCCCGTGTGGCTCTGGCAGATCTGGGCCTTCTTCGTCCCCGCGCTGACGCGCCGGGAGCTGAAGTACGCCTTCGGGTTCTTCTTCACCGCTGTGCCGCTGTTCATCGCGGGAGGTTTCGTCGGCTGGTTGCTGGTGCCGCACATCGTGAGCCTGCTGACAAGTTTCGCCCCCGAGCAGGACTCAGCGATCATCGGCGCCAAGACCTACTTCGACTTCATCATGAAGCTGGTTATCGCCGTCGGGGTCGCGTTCGTGCTTCCCGTGTTCTTGGTGCTGCTCAACTTCGTGGGGGTGCTGAGCGCCAAAACGATCATCGCGTCGTGGCGCTGGGCGATGATCGCGATCGTCCTCTTCACAGCAATCGCGACGCCCGCGGCCGATGTGCTTTCGATGTTCCTGCTGGCGATCCCGATGGTCGTCCTCTACTTCGGGGCTTACGGGGTGTCGTGGCTGCACGATCGCCGGGCCGTCAAAGCTGCCGAGCGGCTGGAAGCTAACCTCCCCGTCTAGGGAGACCGGCCGTTGGGGGCGGCTGTGAGCGCTGGGGGAGAGCATAGGCTGGTGCGGTGACCGATCAGCAGCAGCTCTCCCCGGCCGAGCGCTTCGCCGCTTCGCACCAGCGTGCCCGGCAGCCCCTGCTCGAGACGTTCCTGACGGGGCTGGGCTTCGACCTCGATCCGTTCCAGCGGGAGGCATGTACGTGCCTGGAGAACGGCCGGAGCGTGCTCGTGGCCGCGCCCACCGGCGCGGGCAAGACGATCGTCGCGGAGTTCGCCGTGTTCCTCGCCATGCGCCAGGCGAACGCGAAGGTGTTCTACACCACTCCAATGAAAGCCCTGAGCAACCAGAAGTTCCAGGAGTTCCAGGACACTTACGGTCCCGAGTCGGTCGGTCTGCTCACCGGCGACACGAACATCAACTCGCATGCCCGGATCGTCGTTATGACGACCGAGGTGCTGCGCAACATGCTGTACGCGGACTCCGATCTGCTCGGCGATCTGGCGTACGTGGTCATGGACGAGGTGCATTACCTCGCCGACCGGTTCCGCGGCGCTGTGTGGGAAGAGGTCATCATCCATCTCCCCCCGGCGGTGCGGATGGTGTCGCTCAGCGCGACGGTGTCCAACGCGGAGGAGTTCGGCGACTGGCTGCAGGCGGTCCGCGGCGACACCGATGTCGTCGTCTCCGAGGAGCGTCCGGTGCCGCTGGAACAGCACATCCTGATGCGCTCCAAGCTGATCGACCTGTTCGACTCGTCGGGGCTGGCGGCGGCCAACCGAGTGAACCCGGAGCTCGTTCAGATGGCACGCTCCGGGGGCCGCGTGCTCAGCAGCCGGCAGCGGCGGGATATCGGACGGTATCATTCGCGAGGCGGACGGCCGGACTCGTTCCGGATGAATCGCGCCGAGATCGTGCGGCTGCTGGACGAGCACAACCTGCTTCCCGCCATCTTCTTCCTCTTCAGCCGCAACGGTTGCGACGCCGCCGTACGGCAGACTCTGCGGGCTGGTGTCCGGCTGACCGAACAGCGCGAGCGCGACGATATTCGCTCGATCGTGGAGGAGCGCTGCCGGACGCTGATGGACGAGGACCTCGCCGTGCTCGGCTACTGGGAGTGGCTGGAAGGGCTGGAGCACGGTGTCGCCGCCCACCACGCCGGGATGCTGCCGGCCTTCAAAGAGGTCGTGGAAGAGCTGTTCCGGCGCAAGCTCGTCAAGGTCGTCTTCGCGACGGAGACGCTGGCGCTCGGCATCAACATGCCGGCGCGGACCGTCGTTCTCGAAAAGCTGGAGAAGTTCAACGGCGAGTCCCGCGTTCCGATCACACCAGGGGAGTACACGCAGCTGACCGGGCGCGCCGGGCGTCGCGGCATCGACGTAGAAGGGAACTCGGTCATCCAATGGGAGGACGGCCTTGATCCGCAGTCGGTCGCATCGCTCGCCTCGCGGCGCAGTTACCCCCTGAACTCCAGCTTCCGGCCGACGTACAACATGGCGGTCAATCTGATCGACCAGTTCGGCCGACAGCGCACGCGCGAGATCCTGGAGTCGTCGTTTGCGCAGTTCCAGGCCGACCGCGCGGTGGTCGATCTTGCGCGCAAGGTCCGGCAGCAGGAGGAGTCGCTCGCCGGCTACGAGAAAGCGATGACCTGCCACCTGGGCGATTTCCGCGAGTACTCCGGTGTCCGCCGCGAGCTCACCGATCTGGAACGCAAGGGCCAGCGCCTCGACAGCGCCTCGCGCGCTGATCGGGACCGCCGTCAGCGACAGCTGACCGAACTGCGGAAGCGGATGCGCGAGCACCCCTGCCACCGGTGCTCCGACCGTGAACAGCACGCCCGGTGGGCCGAGCGCTGGTGGAAGCTGAAACGCGAGACCGACCTGCTCAGCGCGCAGATCCAGTCCCGCACCGGCGCCGTCGCGAAGGTCTTCGACCGAGTCTCGGATGTCCTGGATGAGCTCGGCTACCTTGTCGTGGAAGACGGCGTGACGAAGCTGACGGTCCACGGCCGCACCCTGAAGCGTATCTATGGGGAGCGCGACCTGCTCGTCGCCGAGTGCCTGCGCCGTGGCACCTGGAAGGAGCTGGACGCTCCGAGTCTCGCCGCGATGGCCTGCGCCCTCGTCTTCGAGCCCCGCCGCGACGACGGGCTGGGGCACGACCGGGCACTGCCGCGGGGGGCTTTCCTTCCCGCGCTCGACAAGACGACCGACCTGTGGGCGCGCCTGGACGATCGGGAGCGGGAGAACCGCCTGCCCGGCAGCGAGCCGCCTTCCACCGCTCTGGCGCTCGCGATGCACCAGTGGGCTCGGGGCTCGGGGCTGGACGCCGTGCTCCGCGAGGCGGATATGGCCGCGGGCGACTTCGTCCGCTGGACGAAACAGACCATCGATCTGCTCGATCAGCTCTCGCTGGTCGCTCAGGGGAACCTGGGGCGCACCGCACGGCAGGCACTGGAGGCCATCCGCCGCGGCATCGTGGCGTACTCCTCCGTTGCCTGAACGACGCACCGAGCGCGATGCCTTAGGCTCTCGACTCGTGACCCGATCGCCTCGCGCTCCACTCCCGCTCTGGCTCGCGATACTCCTCGCCGCCACTGCGGGACCAGTGCTGGACGCGGGTTTCCCCGATCGCGACTGGTGGCCGCTCACCTTCGCCGGCATCGCGATGGCGCTGCTCGCGCTGCCCGGCCGTCGCGCCGGTTCGGCGTTCCTCATCGGCTGGCTGACGGGGGAGACGTTCTATCTGGTCCATGTCTCCTGGAGCGCTCTCTACCTCGGTCCGGTTCCCTGGGTTGCGCTCTCCACGCTGGAAGCGCTGTTATGGGGAGTCGGCGGCATCCTGATCGCGCTCGCCCTCCGCTGGGTTCCGCGCGCTTTCCCGACGCGGTGGGGACGGCTGGGCCTCGTGCCGGTGGTCGTCTCGGGTCTCTGGGTCCTGCGCGAGTACGCGACCGGGAACTGGCCTTATGGTGGCTTCTCCTGGGGGCGTGTCGCCGAGTCGCAGTCGGAGAGCCCTCTCGCGCCGCTTGTCGCCTGGCTCGGCATCTCGGGCCTCGGATTCGCGATGGTGTGGCTGGTGGCATTACTGATCGAGCTCAGGTTCGCAGCGGAGGTGCGCCGTGTCCAGCGCGCGGCTCTGGCCGGCACCGCCGTCGCCCTCGTGCTCGCCATTCCGGCCTGGCCGATGCCCACGCACGGAACCATCCGCATCGCCGCAGTCCAGGGCAACGGCCCCGCGGGCTACTTCGACACCGCGCCGGCCGGCGCCGTGCTGGCCACACAGATCGAGGAGACTCAGCGGATCTCCCCCGCCGAGCGTGTCGATCTGGTCGTCTGGCCCGAGGGCTCCGCACTGCCCGACCCGACCCGGGACCCGGATGCGGCCACCGTTCTCGACGCACTGAGCCGTCGTTACGGCGCGCCGTTCCTCGTCGGCACCATCACGGACCGCGACGGCGAGTACTTCAACTCGTCGCTCAAGTGGGAGGCGGGAAAAGGAGCCGTCGACCACTACGACAAGAAGCATCCGATTCCGTTCGGCGAGTACGTCCCCGATCGGGCGTTCTGGAGGCTGTTCGCGCCCTCGCTCATCGAACTCATCGCCCGCGACTACACACCGGGCACACGGGCCAATACCATCGACATCGACGGTGTGCGCGTCGGCGTTTCGATCTGCTTCGACATTGTCGACGACCAGTTGCTGACCGATATGATGCGGGACGGTGCGCAGGTCATCCTGGCTCAGAGCAACAACGCGGATTTCGGCCAGACCGACGAGAACCAGCAACAGCTGGCCATCGCCCGGCTCCGAGCCATCGAGTCCGGCCGGTCGCTCGTGAATATCTCGACCGTCGGCAGCAGCCAGATCATCGGCCCGGATGGGCGCACGATCAGCGAGATTCCGCCGTTCACAGCCGGGCACATGGTGGCGGATGTGCCGCTGGGGACCACGACGACGCCCGCGGCACTGCTGAGCAGGGGGATCGAGTTCCTCGCGGCGGGGCTCGGGCTGTTCGGGCTTCTGGTGGCGTTCGGCGGCCGGAACAACACGGCGCCGGAGGCGAGGAGGCCGCTCCCGCCGATGCGGTGAGAGCGGCCTCCGGGAACCCCGGCGTCAGGCGCTGTGCTTGTGCTCCCCGGTGCCACGGCGGGAGCGCAGGTAGTGCAGGCGCTCCTCCAGCAGCTCCTCCAGCTCGGCGCGCGTGCGGCGCTCCAAGAGCATGTCCCAGTGGCTGCGGGGGACTTTGACATCCGCGTGGTCGATCTCGACGGGCTTGTCGTCGACCAGGCGCAGAGCCTCGTGGCCGCAGTGACGGCACTCCCAGGCGTCGGGGGCTTCGGCCTCGGCCGCGAACACGACCTCGGTCTCTTTGCCGCAAGACGGGCACTGGTAGGTGTAACGGGACCGCGGAGAGTAAACGACGCCTGCTTCGCTCTGGAGGCTTTGGGCGCCAAGTCTCATTCCGCGCAGACTGCGATCAGCCATGGGGTGGTCTCCTCTTCGCGCGAATCTTCACATTTATAAACCACCAAGCTGGGTGTTCTCTTTCCGTGGCGGAGATCCTCTCAATGAAGTCACAGCCGCCCCGGTGGCTCAGTGGCGGGATTCGCGCCTCGGCCAAAGACGTGAGGACATCGCAGCGGTCGGTGACGATTCCGTCGAATCCTCGCTCCAGTAAGCGGGGCGTGGCCTCGCGCCCGTTCACTGTCCAGACGAAAAACTCAGCGACAATAGCCCGAATGACGCTGATTTTTTGCTGAGTGAGGATCTTCGAAGAGCTCTGGCGTTCGGGGACTTGCACTGCGGTGAATCCGCGCGGTGCGCGCGGCAGAAGCGGCCGGAGCCCGGGTTTCGCGCCAGGGTGGGGACGGACTCACGGACGGAGGGGGAGGACGCCACTTGCGAAAAGCACGTCCACGGTGGCGCGGATCGCTGCGGCGGCGGGAAGGGCCGTGCGTTCGTCTTTGACATCGATGGTGAAACGCACCTTGCGGAGCGCCGCGAACGACTGGCCGGGGCACAGCGGCGGAGTCCCATTCCTGTGAGCTGCTCGACCCGCACCGAACGGCCCTCGCCCCCCTCAGGCCGGGTCGTGGCTGATCACTGCGACACCGTTCGCGCAGGTGTGGACGTCGCTCTCCCGGTGGGTCGCTCCCGTGTTCACCGTGTGGAGGAAGGCAAGCAGCGTGTTCCTGGTCGCTTCGAGTGCGGGGCCGCAGCGCGCGATGATGCGCGGTCGCGGCCCCGCGAGGAACGTCACGGGACGGGCGTTTCCGGGGGTGTCGCCGCTCCCGTGGAGACCTCGCCTCCCGGCTTCGGTGCGAACGCCGTCCCGATGCCTTTGAGGGCCTCGGTGAGTTCGCTGGGGATGATCCACAGCTTGTTCGCTTGACCCTCGGCGAGCTTCGGAAGCGTCTGCAGGTACTGGTAAGCCAGCAGGTTGTCCGGGTTGCCTTCGTGGATGGCCCCGAACACGGTTTCGATGGCCTTCGCCTCGCCCTCGGCGCGCATCTGCTTCTCCATCGAGTCCTGGATGGACAGCGGCGGCTCGATCGCTTTCAGCTCCACGCGCGCAACGCGGATTCCCCATTTCCCGGTGGCCTCGTCGAGCATGACACGCAGCTGGCCGTTGATGTTGTCCCGGCTGGTCAGAGCCTCTTCCAGATTGAGGCCGCCCACCACGTTGCGCAGCGTGGTGGTCGTAAGCTTCTCGACCGCGCCGAGATAGTTGGCGATCTCGTAGGTTGCCGCTCGTGCGTCATTCACCTGGAAGTAGACGACGGTGTCGATCGAGACGACGAGGTTGTCCTCGGTGATGACCGGCTGTGGCGGGAACGAGACGACCTGCTCGCGCATGTCGATCAGCGGACGCACTTTGTCGATGAACGGAACGACCACGTTGAGGCCCGGGGTGAGCGTCTTGTGGTATCGGCCCAGCCTCTCCACCACACCCGCCCTCGCCTGCGGGATGATGCGGATCGCGCGGAAAAGCGTGACCAGCACGAAGATCGTGATCACCACCACGATGACCGATATCACGACAGTCACAGCGAGTCCGGTGGTGTTTGTCACGGCGCGCTCCTTTCGGTGAGGTCGTCGGCTCCCGCCGACGCCGGTGCGGGCGCGACCACGGCGGTGGCGCCCTCGATTCTGACGACCACGACGCGCTCGCCGGGTACGAGGCCGGGCGCCTCGGGACGAACAGCCTCAGCGCCGAGCAGTGCCGTCCATATCTCGCCGACTGCAAGTCGGACCTGGCCGGCGGTGGCCGAGACCGTCGAGACGACTGTGGCCCCCATGCCGATGAGCGCCTCCACGTTGCTCTTGGCCGGGTCGCCGCCACGCTTCAGACGGTGCAGCAGCGGTGGGCGCAGGAAAAAATCAGCAGCACTGAGATCGTGGCCGTGACGATCAGCTGCAACAACCAGGGCGCGCCGCACAGACCGGAGACGAGCCCGCCGAGGCTGCCGATGGCGATCATGAGGAACACGAAGTCCAGTGTCAGCATTTCGATGATGATGAAGATGAGGATCAGAACGAGCCAGGCGATCCAAGCGAAGGATGCGATGTCCACAGCGACCCCTTTCTTTCGTTATGACGCTATCAGTTTCCGGCTCGGCCGATCCGAGCCCGCTTGGTAGTCTCGGGAGCAGTCCTTAAACCCCGTCGATGGAGTTCTCGTGTCCAATCCCCTCGCTGACGGCAGCCTCGCTGGCAAGCGCGCCCTCGTCACCGGTTCCTCGCGCGGAATCGGCGCCGAAACCGTTCAGTACCTCGCCGAAGCCGGCGCCTCCGTGGCCATCAACTACCGCAACAAGGAGGCTCGAGCGGTCAAGCTGGCCGAGGCGCTGCGCGAGCGGGGGGCGTCGGCGCTGACCGTCGGGGCCGACCTCACCGACCCGGCCTCGATCGCCGCGATGTTCAGCGCCGTGGCAGGGGAGTGGGGCGGCCTGGACATCCTGGTCCTCAACGCCTCGGGCGGCATGGAGTCCGGGATGGCAGAGGATTACGCGATGCGGCTGAACCGCGACGCCCAAGTCAGCGTCCTGAACGCGGCACTCCCGCTGCTCGGCCCGGGTTCGCGCGTCGTGTTCGTGACGAGCCATCAGGCGCACTTCATCCGGACCACACCCACGATGCCCGAGTACGAGGCAGTCGCACTGAGCAAGCGGGCGGGCGAGGACGCACTCCGTGCGCTACTGCCGGAGCTGACCGCGAAGGGTGTCGAGTTCGTCGTGGTCTCCGGGGACATGATCGAGGGCACGATCACCGCCACGCTGCTCAACCGTCTGAACCCCGGCGCAATCGACGCCCGGAAGGAGGCCGCCGGCAAGCTCTACAATGTCAGCGAGTTCGCCGCCGAGGTGGCTGAGGCCGTCGTCGAACCGGTGCCAGCCGACCACACCCGCCTGGTCGGCGACGTTTCGAGCTTCGAGCCGATCGCCGGATGAGACCGGCGGACCTCGGCCTCCTGACCAGCGTCTCCGCGCCGGCCGTACACCCGGGAGGGGAGCGCGCGGTGGTGTCGGTGACGCATCCTTCGCTCGAAGCGGACGCCGAGGTCGGCCAGCTCTGGACCATCCCGCTCGCCGGTCACGCGGCGCCGCGCCGTCTCACGCGCGGATTCCGCGACAGCGTGCCGCGGTTCTCGCCGGCCGGCCGGCTGCTCGCGTTCCTGCGAGCGGGCCCGAACGCCCCACCGCAGCTGCATGTCGTGGACGCCGCCGGGGGAGAGCCCGTGGCGGTCACCGACCGCAGACTGGGCGTTTCCGAGTTCGTATGGGCGCCGGACGGCCGTACCCTCGCGTTCGTGAGCCGCCAGCCCGAGCAGGGCCGCTATGGCACCGTGGAGGGGATCGGCCCGGACGCGGAACCGGCCCGGCGTATCGTCACGCAGAACTACCAGGCCAACGGTCTCGGTTACACGAACGACCGCCGTGCGCACGTCTTCGTGGCCGAGGTCCCGGATGTGTGGGCTGAACCGGGCGTGCAGCCTGCGCCGGAGCCGGACGGTTCCGCCGGACCGCCGCTCGCTGTGCCGGAGGCCTGGCAGCTGACCGACGGGGACGGGGACGACACCACGATCGCCTTCTCGCCAGATGGGGCGACCCTGGCTTTCGTCTCGGCACGGCACGGCACGGCACGGCACGCGCGATCGCGACCTGCGCTCGAATGTCTTCCTCGTCCCGGCGGACGGCTTGGGCGAGCCTGTCGACGCGACCGGAACACACGGGGACTTCTCGGTCGTGGCGGTCGCGTTCGGGCTGAACGGCACCCTCTTCTTCTCGGCGCAGGAGGTGGGGGAGAGCGGCCGCGACTTCGTCGCTCGCAACACCGCCCTGTACGCCGTGGATGCGCCGGGGACGCCGCCCCGCCGCCCCGCCGCCTCACCGATTCCGAGACGGTGGACCTCACCGAGTCGGACATCGTGGCCTTCCGGGACGACTGCGTCCTCGTGCGCGACCGCCGCCGCGGCGCTCTCGTGCTGACCGCAGTCTCGGCCGCGGGGAAAGCCGAGCGCCTCACCGATGAGTTCGCGGTGGTCGGCGGTGTGGGGACGGCGGGTGAGACCATCGTCGTGAGCGTGTCCGATGCGCGCACAGCGGGGGAGGTGGCCGTGCTCGGTGTGGACGGACCGCGCCAGCTGACGGACTTCTCCCGCGAGCTGCGGGCCGCCGGTGTGATCGTGCCGCGTGAGCTGACAGTCACCGGGCGGGACGGGTACCCCATCCACGGCTGGGTGGTCGTTCCCGAGGGCGTCGGGCCGCATCCGGTGCTCTTGAGCATCCACGGCGGGCCGTTTGCCTCTTATGGACCGGCGCTGTTCGACGAGGCGCAGGTGTACGCTTCCGCGGGCTATGCCGTCGCGATGTGCAACCCCCGCGGTTCGGCCGGCTACGGTCAGGGAAACGGGCGCGTCATCCGCCAGCGGATGGGCACCGTCGATCGGAGCGATGTGCTCGATTTCCTCGACGGCGCTGTGGCCGCTGTCCCCGGTCTCGACGCCGGCCGTGTCGGGGTGATGGACGGGGTCCTATGGCGGCTACCTCAACGCCCGGACGATCGCACACGACCACCGCTTCGCCGCGGCGATCGTGGAGCGGGCTACCTCGACCCCGAGGGGTTCGTCGGAACCAGAGACATCGGCAGCTTCTTCAGCGACGAGTACATCGGCGCCGATCCCGACCGTATCCGCTCCCAGAGCCCGCAGGCCGCGGTCGCCCGGGTGAAGACGCCCACACTCGTGATGCACTCCGCGGCCGACCTGCGCTGCCCGCTGGGGCAGGCCGAACGCTACTACGCCGCCCTCAAACGCAACGGTGTGGACGCGGAGCTGGTGATCTTCCCGGCGAGGACCACGAACTCAGCCGTAGCGGCCGGCCGCGGCACCGGCGCGAGCGCTTCGAGATCATCCTGGAGTGGTGGGGGCGGCACCTGCCCGTGGGGGAGCACGGCTGAGGGCTATGCCCGCTGATGCCGGACGGCGAGGCGCCGTGCCAGGCGAGCGGCAGCTGTCGCGCTGCCGCCGACGAGCGCTTCCAACGGTCCTCTCTTCCGGAGCGCTGCCAGCAGTGTCCCGACCGCGAGGATGGCACCGAGATGAATGCTCAGCACGCCCCACTCCTGCCACGGACTGAGGGGTTCCGGCTCGCTGTCGAAAGTCAGGACGGTGACAACGCCGACCAGGTGGAACAGGGCGGCGTTGAGGAGGATGTGGATGCAGTACACGGTCAACGGCCGCACCCGCGGCAAGGAC
Above is a genomic segment from Leifsonia xyli subsp. xyli str. CTCB07 containing:
- a CDS encoding SPFH domain-containing protein — its product is MTNTTGLAVTVVISVIVVVITIFVLVTLFRAIRIIPQARAGVVERLGRYHKTLTPGLNVVVPFIDKVRPLIDMREQVVSFPPQPVITEDNLVVSIDTVVYFQVNDARAATYEIANYLGAVEKLTTTTLRNVVGGLNLEEALTSRDNINGQLRVMLDEATGKWGIRVARVELKAIEPPLSIQDSMEKQMRAEGEAKAIETVFGAIHEGNPDNLLAYQYLQTLPKLAEGQANKLWIIPSELTEALKGIGTAFAPKPGGEVSTGAATPPETPVP
- a CDS encoding NfeD family protein, with product MDIASFAWIAWLVLILIFIIIEMLTLDFVFLMIAIGSLGGLVSGLCGAPWLLQLIVTATISVLLIFSCAHRCCTV
- a CDS encoding SDR family oxidoreductase, which codes for MSNPLADGSLAGKRALVTGSSRGIGAETVQYLAEAGASVAINYRNKEARAVKLAEALRERGASALTVGADLTDPASIAAMFSAVAGEWGGLDILVLNASGGMESGMAEDYAMRLNRDAQVSVLNAALPLLGPGSRVVFVTSHQAHFIRTTPTMPEYEAVALSKRAGEDALRALLPELTAKGVEFVVVSGDMIEGTITATLLNRLNPGAIDARKEAAGKLYNVSEFAAEVAEAVVEPVPADHTRLVGDVSSFEPIAG
- a CDS encoding NfeD family protein, whose protein sequence is MRRALVVAADRHGHDLSAADFFLRPPLLHRLKRGGDPAKSNVEALIGMGATVVSTVSATAGQVRLAVGEIWTALLGAEAVRPEAPGLVPGERVVVVRIEGATAVVAPAPASAGADDLTERSAP
- a CDS encoding S9 family peptidase, translated to MRPADLGLLTSVSAPAVHPGGERAVVSVTHPSLEADAEVGQLWTIPLAGHAAPRRLTRGFRDSVPRFSPAGRLLAFLRAGPNAPPQLHVVDAAGGEPVAVTDRRLGVSEFVWAPDGRTLAFVSRQPEQGRYGTVEGIGPDAEPARRIVTQNYQANGLGYTNDRRAHVFVAEVPDVWAEPGVQPAPEPDGSAGPPLAVPEAWQLTDGDGDDTTIAFSPDGATLAFVSARHGTARHARSRPALECLPRPGGRLGRACRRDRNTRGLLGRGGRVRAERHPLLLGAGGGGERPRLRRSQHRPVRRGCAGDAAPPPRRLTDSETVDLTESDIVAFRDDCVLVRDRRRGALVLTAVSAAGKAERLTDEFAVVGGVGTAGETIVVSVSDARTAGEVAVLGVDGPRQLTDFSRELRAAGVIVPRELTVTGRDGYPIHGWVVVPEGVGPHPVLLSIHGGPFASYGPALFDEAQVYASAGYAVAMCNPRGSAGYGQGNGRVIRQRMGTVDRSDVLDFLDGAVAAVPGLDAGRVGVMDGVLWRLPQRPDDRTRPPLRRGDRGAGYLDPEGFVGTRDIGSFFSDEYIGADPDRIRSQSPQAAVARVKTPTLVMHSAADLRCPLGQAERYYAALKRNGVDAELVIFPARTTNSAVAAGRGTGASASRSSWSGGGGTCPWGSTAEGYAR